In Leishmania mexicana MHOM/GT/2001/U1103 complete genome, chromosome 34, one DNA window encodes the following:
- a CDS encoding putative protein phosphatase has translation MDTRCCTPPSIGGGDDLLLASCRHQLFVNEEDDREVENTALETSVTLRPSDSFPRLSQSHASEETRPSDPLDTNVELPSPRRLPRSPRRAFQPIPINLPSDNCFGRTAFQGWPVEATAGDGITSTPWRPPTTSGQRSAASAAASAANASMAHMQTPEVQRTNYAVASPNIMGHLLYTPQISPVCQAWRTSLDAELDNVNTRWAADQLPSLTTLIDKALYVGGFPDSQTVPQLHALGIRHIVNCCAQDIRTAPEVAESFHLHHFESYDSEEYLILHRDYDAFAGLMSTILENGEKVFVHCIAGVNRSVVLCAAFLMDHLSLNPVEAVRVFRANGRMRILDNKGFRHQLIDHYLESIEQHDASVGLL, from the coding sequence ATGGATACACGGTGTTGCACCCCGCCGTCCattggcggtggtgatgatCTCCTTTTAGCCTCCTGCCGGCATCAGCTGTTCGtgaacgaggaggacgatCGAGAGGTGGAGAACACGGCGCTGGAGACGAGCGTGACCTTGCGGCCGTCCGACAGCTTTCCGCGTCTCTCCCAATCGCACGCATCTGAGGAGACTCGGCCGAGCGACCCACTCGACACCAACGTGGAGCTTCCCTCACCCAGACGCCTGCCACGCTCTCCGCGACGCGCCTTTCAGCCTATCCCGATCAACCTCCCCAGCGACAACTGCTTCGGCCGAACCGCCTTTCAGGGCTGGCCAGTGGAGGCGACTGCCGGTGACGGCATCACAAGCACACCCTGGCGGCCCCCCACCACGTcggggcagcgcagcgcagcctccgcagcagcatcagcagccaACGCGAGCATGGCACATATGCAGACACCGGAAGTACAGCGCACAAACTACGCCGTGGCCTCTCCCAACATAATGGGGCATCTGCTCTACACACCCCAGATATCGCCGGTATGCCAGGCCTGGCGAACCAGCCTGGATGCCGAGCTCGACAATGTGAACACACGCTGGGCAGCCGACCAGTTGCCGTCCCTTACAACGCTCATCGACAAGGCCCTCTACGTTGGCGGCTTTCCAGATTCGCagacggtgccgcagctgcacgcgctgggCATCCGCCACATTGTCAACTGCTGCGCGCAGGACATTCGCACAGCCCCCGAAGTGGCTGAGAGCTTCCACCTGCACCACTTTGAGTCATATGACTCGGAGGAGTACTTGATTCTCCACCGCGACTACGACGCTTTTGCCGGGCTGATGTCCACCATTCTGGAAAATGGGGAGAAAGTCTTCGTGCACTGTATCGCTGGTGTGAATCGCAGCGTTGTGCTGTGCGCGGCGTTCCTCATGGACCATCTCTCGCTGAATCCGGTAGAGGCGGTTCGCGTGTTCCGTGCCAATGGACGCATGCGCATCTTGGACAACAAAGGCTTCCGCCATCAGCTCATTGACCACTACCTGGAAAGCATAGAGCAACACGACGCAAGCGTAGGACTGCTGTGA
- a CDS encoding putative small nuclear RNA gene activation protein (SNAP) 50: MTLRRIAHEVVSIPIEELRAVNEEPLASMPADAVLEPGTKVRLPVVLDYQGSPYGMALHLGSAEAQLQDCEALLDSLVSSWEGEYGSHSLECLPPRKVCSQTEAVLAKVHEEAIRQLPKVEAGLQRLGKREAKLPLLVEVGAIKAAESAIEESFQRAVAGLESFKKENEACGRVAPALLSSNDLIPASLHTKRDEGEDYCVMHTHRWEFAVHGVRSKEPREVWAVLSCQPLVALLDAIDCPTARDPLTTSRNAFLFIHGVFYIDDRHRSHADFVDLSEVIRRNDPLQDASNFHALEHQGFARCPVKSAAEITFKDLNIKMGESCLLRHCGGCDHYFFLSHARSLSGYPRKERNEFPHRVAKVREQARRCLLCRLFPATVALYEDPLSPESPAFYCAVCFDLLHSSDTPEEAAQYQRREAKDFGEVYFKAT, encoded by the coding sequence ATGACCCTACGCCGGATAGCGCACGAGGTGGTCAGCATTCCTATCGAAGAACTGCGTGCCGTAAATGAGGAGCCGCTGGCAAGCATGCCAGCCGACGCTGTTCTCGAGCCCGGCACGAAGGTGAGGTTGCCTGTGGTCTTGGACTATCAGGGCAGTCCCTACGGAATGGCGCTGCACCTGGGTAGTgccgaggcgcagctgcaggactGTGAGGCGCTCCTTGACTCTCTCGTGAGCTCTTGGGAGGGCGAATACGGCTCGCACAGTTTGGAGTGCCTTCCTCCACGTAAGGTGTGCTCgcagacggaggcggtgttGGCCAAGGtgcacgaggaggcgatTCGGCAACTGCCCAAGGTTGAGGCGGGTCTTCAGCGGTTGGGGAAGCGAGAGGCAAAACTGCCGCTTCTGGTGGAAGTCGGGGCGATCAAGGCAGCCGAGAGCGCCATCGAGGAGTCGTTCCAGCGAGCCGTCGCGGGGCTCGAGAGTTTCAAGAAGGAAAATGAAGCCTGTGGAAGAGTCGCTCCGGCATTGTTGAGCTCTAACGACCTCATCCCGGCCTCCCTCCACACGAAGCGCGACGAGGGCGAAGACTACTGCGtcatgcacacacaccggtGGGAGTTCGCGGTTCATGGAGTGCGCTCAAAGGAACCGCGTGAGGTTTGGGCGGTGCTCTCCTGCCAGCCGctcgtggcgctgctggacgcgATCGACTGCCCGACAGCACGGGACCCGCTTACCACCTCACGAAATGCCTTCCTCTTCATCCACGGCGTCTTCTACATCGATGACCGGCATCGATCGCACGCGGACTTTGTCGACCTCAGCGAGGTTATCCGGAGAAACGACCCTTTGCAGGACGCGTCGAACTTTCACGCTCTCGAGCACCAGGGCTTCGCTCGGTGCCCCGTGAAGAGCGCGGCAGAGATCACTTTCAAGGACCTCAACATCAAGATGGGTGAGTCGTgcctgctgcggcactgcggcGGGTGCGACCACTACTTCTTCCTGTCGCATGCCCGAAGCCTGAGCGGCTACCCGCGCAAGGAGCGAAATGAGTTCCCGCACCGGGTGGCCAAAGTACGAGAGCAGGCAAGGCGGTGTCTGCTCTGTCGATTGTTTCCCGCCACGGTTGCGCTCTACGAGGACCCACTTTCACCTGAGAGTCCGGCCTTTTACTGCGCGGTATGCTTTGATCTtctgcacagcagcgacactcccgaggaggcggcgcagtaCCAGCGACGTGAAGCAAAGGACTTTGGTGAGGTTTACTTCAAGGCGACGTAG
- a CDS encoding putative katanin, with translation MFSVSEHQLPCDALYSRISASRSKPLVGFGGRDASIHVYPFMGYTRTAWLQGLSEPITALGFDPDQTSVVGGSDAGKLQMWDIGSEEVVRVFTRGHASTVTDIDVFRSGQFFATVSTDRILRIWDVRKSSGRQSYKDATAPLCAVQFSPNGRWVATGCARGIVRLYDLVAGKIVHTFELHTGAITSLHFHPDLYYLVVGSGDGTVSVWDLDSFEARFHSSSQHTPIDAVYFSGTRLLATSDHNLRIFDTSNLSERTAVSLEAPWIMMGDVAYAGATDEAWFVETAGATAMKCKLCLRDIRRPGEEERCAAAAPSASVLAPASPSQRVPVATLNSNSSIFADARKKPVNGSRLSPMDSPAKTTENDVAEKELRAETSEPTAANLPQPAFSSGGPSFPPTLAPSSSTGESELQMVQQLSHEHGTVFTTLQRRLNTLRTVRTLWMQNQPEAMAHVRRLYDEGQEFGPLFDFLTVLQQPRMKDKLLTESVATFLDLVEIALKTDYEPLILLGLRTLRSISTKFRARMEEAQRRARASQSTGYNDPLGMSQHQHITQKLNNCCPVVFALAERCDGVGEEARAVLPDMPPPPRTQ, from the coding sequence ATGTTCTCTGTTTCCGAGCACCAGCTGCCATGCGACGCCCTGTACTCGCGCATTAGCGCCAGTCGCTCCAAACCCCTTGTGGGTTTCGGCGGCCGGGACGCCTCTATCCACGTCTATCCATTCATGGGATACACGCGGACTGCCTGGCTGCAGGGACTGTCGGAGCCTATCACAGCCCTCGGCTTTGACCCGGACCAGACGTCCGTGGTGGGCGGAAGCGACGCCGGCAAGCTGCAAATGTGGGACATTGGCTctgaggaggtggtgcgtgTCTTCACGCGCGGCCACGCCTCCACCGTGACCGACATCGATGTCTTCCGCAGCGGGCAGTTCTTCGCCACCGTTTCAACGGATAGGATACTGCGCATCTGGGATGTGCGAAAGTCGTCTGGCCGGCAGTCCTACAAGGATGCCACCGCCCCATTATGTGCAGTGCAATTCTCGCCGAACGGCAGGTGGGTAGCCAccgggtgtgcgcgcggtaTTGTGCGGCTCTACGACCTCGTCGCTGGCAAGATTGTCCACACGTTCGAACTGCACACCGGTGCCATTACGAGTCTCCACTTTCACCCGGACTTGTACTATTTAGTGGtgggcagcggtgacggtaCGGTGTCGGTGTGGGACCTAGACTCCTTTGAGGCGCGGtttcacagcagcagccagcaCACACCCATCGACGCCGTCTACTTCAGCGgcacgcgcctcctcgcgacATCGGATCACAACCTTCGTATCTTCGATACGTCGAACCTTAGTGAACGCACGGCCGTGTCGCTGGAGGCGCCGTGGATTATGATGGGTGACGTAGCCTACGCAGGCGCCACGGACGAGGCCTGGTTCGTGGAGACGGCCggagcgacggcgatgaAGTGTAAGTTGTGCTTGCGCGACATCCGCCGCCCTGGAGAAGAGGAGCgttgcgcggcagcagcgccatccgcaTCTGTTCTAGCAcctgcctcgccctcccaGCGAGTCCCGGTGGCGACGCTGAACAGCAACAGTTCAATCTTCGCGGATGCGCGAAAGAAACCTGTAAATGGGTCTCGGCTCAGCCCAATGGACTCACCGGCGAAAACAACGGAAAATGACGTGGCAGAAAAGGAGTTGCGGGCGGAGACGTCAGAaccgacggcggcgaacCTGCCACAACCAGCATTCAGTAGCGGTGGACCATCTTTCCCACCGACATTGGCCCCGTCATCGAGTACAGGCGAGTCAGAGCTGCagatggtgcagcagctgagtCACGAGCACGGCACTGTCTTTACCACGCTGCAGAGGCGCCTCAACACTCTGCGCACCGTGCGTACGCTCTGGATGCAGAACCAGCCAGAGGCAATGGCGCACGTGAGGCGGCTCTACGACGAGGGGCAGGAGTTTGGCCCGCTCTTCGACTTTTTAaccgtgctgcagcagccccgcaTGAAGGATAAGTTGCTCACAGAGTCCGTCGCTACTTTTTTGGACCTCGTCGAGATCGCGCTCAAGACGGACTACGAGCCGCTAATCTTGTTAGGGCTGCGCACGCTTCGCAGCATTTCCACCAAGTTCCGCGCAaggatggaggaggcgcagcggcgggcgcgcgcgtcgcAGAGCACAGGCTACAACGATCCTCTCGGCATGAGTCAGCATCAGCACATAACACAGAAGTTGAATAATTGCTGCCCGGTGGTCTTtgcgctggcggagcgctGCGATGGCGTCGGAGAGGAGGCTAGGGCAGTCCTGCCAgacatgccgccgccgccgcgcactcAATAG